AGCCGATGGCCCAGAGCACGACCAGCGCGGCGAGGTTGATCGAGAGCACGTTTACGAGGACCAGCACCCCCGAACCGAGGCTCACGAGCGGCCGGCCCCACGCGATGCCGAGTCCCACGGTCGCGGCGGGTGGAATGAGCGCGACCGCGATCATCACGCCGACGAGCGCCGCGCCGGCCCCGGTTGCGAGGCTGATGGCTCCGGCGACGCCCGCGCCGAGCGCGACAGCTAACGACAGAAAGTCGGGTGCGAGACGGCTCTGGACCTCCGGGATCGTCGTGATGTCGGTCCCCGGTGGGACCAGCCCGACGAACCGCACGGCCGCCGCGAAGACCGCCGCGCTCGCGACGGCAAGCCCGAGACCGAGCACCTGCAGAGCGACGCCGCGGGCGGTCAACCCGCGGTCGTCGACGACCGTTCCCGTGGCGGCGGCCATCGCCGGTCCGATGAGCGGGGCGATGACCATCGACCCCACGACGACGGCCGCCGAGTTCTGGAGCAGGCCGACGACGGCGACGGCCGAACTCACCACCGTCATCGCCACGTACGACCAGCGCTCGGAGCGTTCGGGCGCGAGGTCCGCGGCCGCCGTCCGGAGTTCGTCGCGCGCGATGCGTCCTCGACGTGCCTCCCGGTCGTCACGACCCTCGACGGCGAGACGCTCGGAGACGACGGTCTTGGCGTCGAGCACGACCGTCCAGGCGTCCTCGCCGACGCCGCACTCGCGGAGGCGGTCGAGCAGCGGTTCGACGTCGTCCTGGGCGAGCGGGAACGCCACCACCGCCGCGTAGCGGTCGCTGTCGCCGGCGTCGTCGGTGACGACGTAGTCGACGTCCTCCGCGTCGAGAACCTCGAGGATCGCGCTTCGTTCGTCGGTCGGGACGGACAGCTCGACGAATCGCATACGCCCTCCTCAGTGCAGGGATTCATAAACGCTCGCCATCAGGGGGTGAGGCCGGCGCTACTCGCTGAGGCTTCGCCCGGCAGCCAGCGACCGCTCGGCCACGCCGGCCAGCGAGAGCCACGTGTTCTGGCCCGCCCGGAGCGCCACGAGGTCGGATGCCTCGATGTCGATTCGTACTGTCTTTCCATCGCGTGACAGCGCTGCCGCGGTGCGCTCGCCCTCGATGTCGCCGATTTCGGGTTCGAGGCTCCGCTCGACCGTCGCAGCGGCGCTCGCGGTGTCGTACTCTAGTGAAAACGAACTCTCGTGGCGCACTACTCGACGGGTATCTCTTTGACGTCGCGGCTGCGCTCCTTCAGCAGCACCCGATGACCGCAGTACGGACAGCGCACCCCACCATAATCGTCGAGTTCGACGTCGCGCTTACACCGCGAGCACTTGTAGCTCATTCGTCCTCGCTGCCCTCGTCGGCGAGCGCCGCTCGGATCGAGCGCTCGACGGTGCGCCCGCCGGGCGTCGCGGGGCGATAGGCCCCGCCGGCGAAGGCGTACCCACAGTTGCCACACTCCCAGATGCCCGTGTCGGTCCGCTCGACGCGGCTCTCCTCGCACTCGGGACAAGCGTGGTCGTCTTCCATGTCGGCTTCGATCTCGGCGACCCGTCGCCGTGCGACGCGACCGTAGCGCGCGCCGAAGCGACCGGCGCTCCCGACTTTCTCAGTACCCATAGTGAGCCACGCTACGACGGTGAGTGAGTAAAACCCTTCGTGTTGGACTCAGTCCCGAACCCCCTCCTCGGCGAGCGCACGGTTCAGGTCCTCGCGGACCCGCTCGCCCTGCGCACGGTCGGCGGCGGTCGTCACGACCCGCACCTCCTGGACGCTCGACCCGTCACGCACCAGCAGTCTGACGTTCCCTCTCCCGTCGGCGCGGGTCGCCTTCGCCCGGACCCCAGTTCTAGAACCGCGCCCCCCGGACTCGATGGGCCCCGGAATCACCTTCTTGACGTGGGGATGGTCGGTCGCGATCGCCACCACCGTCTTGCCCGTGCGCCCGCCCACGAGCGTCGAGTGACTCCCACCGAGCTTTTTCCGTGGTGGGATCTCGACCACCTTCAGTGGTGATTCCTCACTCCGGGAGAGCACCGTCTCGACGGCGTCCTCACCCGGATTTGCGATCCGCCGGAGGTCGTAGTGGAGCTGTGCGCGCAGCGTCCTGAGAACCTCGCGCTCGCCGGTCGCGTACACCTCCTCGGGTCGTTTGCGGTGTACCTCGTCGGCGACTCGTCCAGCGAAGTTCCGGCGCTCGCGCTTCTCGTTCTCGCCCTCTTCGGGTATGGTGGTCACCGTCCACGTCCCGACGCGCTCACCCTCAAACAGTCCTGTCACGCTCGCGCGCTCGCGGCCCAGTTCACAGACGACGGTATCGACGTTCGGGTTGTGACAGACCAGACAGAAGTCGCCGGCCCGGTCGAGCCGCGACCCACACCGCCGACACTCCATGTCACGATTCGCGCACGCCGGCGGATAAGCCGGTCGCTTCAGCCCAGTTCGACCGGGTCGCTCTTCAGGTACTCCCGAAGGAGCACGGTCGCGTACGACCCTTTCGGCAGCCGGAAGTCGAGGGTGAGCGGGTCGTCCTCGATGGACAGTTCGGTCGTGAGCAGTATCGCCCGCCGGGTGCCAGTCGAGTGGAATTCACCAGGGAGATCGAACATCGAAGGATCGATACCCTCCTCGTCGAGGATCGCCCGCTCGATGTCGCCCGGCTGGCCGTCGGCGAGTGCTGTTTCGGTGCCCACGAGCGGCGCGGTGACGAACGCCCGTCCCCGTTCTGCGTGACGATTCACCGTCGCCACCTGGTTCTCACTCACTCGCTGGCTCCTGTCGGGGTCCGGGAGGGCGAGTCCGTTGGGAGCCTCGCTGTCGGCGAAACAGACCACGTCGCCGGCGATCGCCCGGTGAAACGGAAGACCGTTATCGAGACGTGCGGAGAGGATTCGGTTGAACACGTAGGATTGGGCGGCGTTGACGAACAGTCGCTGGAGGTTCGACGGGACGGTTTCGAGCGCCGCACGGAAGTCACTCGAACTCTCGCCACCGTTCTCGACCAGTCGGTGGAGCATCGAGCGCTCGAAGCCCAACTGCTTGGGATAGCCATCGAGCGCCGCCGCCCAGTCCGCCGTGCCTGCCGCCGCGGCCTCGCGATCGACGAACGCGCGTGCCTCGCGGGTCGCGTCGGGTTCGCTCTCGTGTGGGCGGCCGACATAAGCCAATACGGCATCGCGCCAGTCGCCACGGACGACGGCGAGCCCGACCTCGTGGGTCACCGGTCGATAGGAACCGAAGCGCTGCTGGCCGAAGTAGTTCGGCACGCCCACGATATCGCCATCGCCGCTCGCGTCCCCACCGTTGCCGCCGAACGACCGGAGAGCGGCGGTTATCCCCTCTACTGGCTCGGTGTCGGCATCACGGACGACGATCCCGAAGGCGTTGCCCGCGAGGTCGCCGAACCGTAGCCCGCGACCGGCGCGCCCGACCGGGTCGATGGTCGCTCCCCGCAGCTCGACGTTATCGAGGGCGTCGCTTTCGGCGCGCACGGAGAACAGTTGGGTGCTGACGGCGCGCTTGTCCTTCGTGCCTGCCCAGTCGATGCGCTCGCGGCTCATCTCCAACCGACCGGAGAGCGTGCTCACGAAGTCGTTCGTGTCCCAGTTTTCGAGCGTTGCCCGAAAGACGAGGTGGGGGTAGGCGTCCGTGTCGACATCGAGCGGTTCGAACCCCTGTGTTTCGAGTTCGCACACCCGGAAATCCGATGGGCGGGCGCGGAGCCGTCCCCCGGTGCCGTCGCTCTCGCTAATATACCAGTCGATGCCGACCGCCCGTTCGCTGGGTTGCGCTTCGCGCATCACCGATCCTCGTCTATCGTCTGCCCGCTTTCGGGACTGCTACTCACAGTGCCGCCGCGACGTCGTCCAATACGTCCGTGTCGACGAACGCGACCACGTGGTCGCCGACCTGCACGACCGTGCCGCCGCGGGGCGTCTTGAGTGAGCCGTCACGGACGACCGCACCGATGACGAACCCATCCGGGAGGTCGTGTGCCACGTCGGCGATGGACTCGCCAGCGAGCACGCTGTCGCTCTGTACTGTGATTTCGAGCACTTCGGCGCTGTCGCGTTCGAGCGTCGCGGCCTCGTCGGCGTAGTCCTGCGTCGCGCGCGTCGTCTCGCTGGCGACGACCGCCCGCGGTTCGATGGTTACATCGACGCCCGCGGCCTCGAACAGGTCGACGTACTCCGATTCGTTCACGATGGCGGCCGTGTGGGCGACGCCGAGGTTTTTGGCCAACAGCGCCAGCACGTAGTTCGTCTCGTCGTCAAGCGTCCCGACGAGCAGGTCGGCCTCGTCGATGTCCGCCTCGGTGAGGAAGCCGGCGGTCGTCACGTCGCCCTCGACGACCGTCGTTCCCGGGAGCCTCTCGGCAAGCGCCTCGGCGCGGTCGGGGTCGTGTTCGATCAATCGGGGAGCGTACCCGCGCTCTTCGAGGATTTCCGCGATGTGGGTGCCAACCGCACCGCCACCGACGATTACGACGTCGTCCTCGGGGTCGAGCGTCGCCTCGGGCGCGAGCCGTCGCGCGAACCGCCTGATGCTGGAGGGACTGCCGATGACGACCACCCGGTCTTCCGGTTCGAAGACCGTCTCGCCGCTCGGGATGAGTACGTTGCCGTCGCGGATGACGCCGGCGAACGTCAGCGACGGGAACTCGTCGGCCTCGGCGACGCTCTTGCCGACGAGTTCGCTCTCCTCGCCGAGTTCGAACTCCGCCATCTCGACCCCGCCGTCGGCGAACGTGCTGACCGCGAGCGCGCCGGGCAGCGCCACCGTTCGAACGAGCGCCGCGGCGGTCAGCCGGTCGACCGAAAGCATGCGCTCGATGCCGAGCGCGGCGTCGTAGGTCTGCCACGTCTCGTAGAGGTCGGCCGACTTCGCTCGCGCGATGGTGTAGGCGTCGGCGATGTTCCTGACCGCGCCACAGACCATGACGTTGACCGCGTCGTCGTCGGTGCTGGCGATGACGACCTCGGCCTCGCGGATGCCCGCCGCCTCCAAGATCTCGAGCGAGCGCCCGTCGCCCTCGATGGCTGTCACCCCCAGTGTGGATTCGAGTTCGGCGACGCGCTCGCCGTCCGTGTCGACGACCGCGATCTCGTGGCTCCCGGCGAGGTCCGCGGCGATGTACGTACCGACGTCGCCCGCCCCGACGATGACTACCCGCATCGGCGAATCCTCCTCATGGCCGCGTTCCGACGGGTATCAGTAAGTGCGTTGTGGTCGCCCGAGAATCTAATTTCTCGGTAGAGACCTTTGGACAGAAGTCCGAATTGGAGGCGGTGGCGCGCGGTGAATCCGGCCTCCGGCCGGAGAGCGCGCGGGGTCTGCACGAACGAAGTCGTTCGAGAGAGAAGCTCTCCTGTGATGCCGAAACGGCTTCGTCGTCTCGTAGCACAGAAAAAGTGTGTTCTAGTACAGCGACAGATCGCCGGTGATGCGGTCGATGCTCTCGTCGGAGCCGGGCCCGACCGCCAGCGCCGTCACCGTGCCGGGGTCGAGTTGCGTGTGACCGGCATCGCGGATGATGGCGTGGGGGAGACCCTCGCGCTCGGCGCGATCGGCGAGTTCGAACAGTGTTCGCTCGCTGTCGCCCTTGAGAACGACCTTCTTCTGACCCGACCCCTTCCACTCGGTCCGTGCGCGCGAACCGGTGTCCTCGTAGGCCGACAACGAGGCGTGGGCGACCTGTGCGGCGAGTTTGCCCTTTCCCATCCCGATGTCGGTGCGCGCGACGATGGCCTGTTTCATGGCCGAAGACAGGCTGGTGTGGATATATGGCTGGCTACTCGGGGTTCACACTAGAGGTTTCGTCTGACAGCACTCGACGGCTAGACGGTTGTGGTTCGACTCACTCGTCTTCCAGTCCGAACTCCTCGGCAAGCTCCTCGATCATCCGCTCCTGCGAGATGTTACCCTTTACGTCCGTTTCCGCCGCGAGCGATTGGAGTTCGCGGTAGGACAGCTCCTCCAACTCCTCGCGCGTCTCCGGCCTGTCGGTGTCCGTCTCGGATTCGCCGTCGGTCGAGTGCTCGTTCGCTTCGGCGCTCTCGTCCGTGTCCTCCTCGGTGTCGGTGTCGTCGGTGTCGCCCGTGGACTCGCCTTCATTACTACTAGATTCGTCCGCCGAGTCGTTCTCGCCGGTGCCAAGCGTCGCATCGACCCTCCGGCCGAGTATCGCGCCGACCTCGCCGCCGGCGGCCGCGCCGAACCCGCCGAGTATCGCTTCGAGCGGGAGTTGCTTGAGTAGCTCCCACAACTCCACCTGCTGGAGCACGTTTTCGATGTCGATGTCTTCGAGTAGCTGTTCCGTGTCGATGTTGTCGGCGAGAGAACTATCACTCATGCTGTGGTTGGGGTTTCGTGGGTCGTCGTGCTGTCTCCGTTCGTCGCTGTCGGCTCCGTTCCGGTCATCTCAGGCCGTCTCCTCGGTGTCGGAATCGTTCGAAAGGACTCCGGAAATCGTCTTCCCGAGCCGTCGACCGGCCATCTCTCCGATTCGCTGGCCGACCGACCGCGTCGACGATTCGTCGCTTTCGTCCTCGTCTCCGGAGAGCTCGTCGAAGGCGTCCGTCGTCGCCTGCGTGAGGCGGTCCGAGTCCGGCACCGCATCCGAGACACGGCTCCCGATACCGGACGACTCGTCCTGGTCGTTCTCCCCATCCTGTTCGTCGGTCGATTCGCCTTCTCGGTCCTCGTCGTCCCGTTCCTCGTCGCTTTCGCCGTCTTCACCGAGCAATCCCAGAATTCCGTCCAGGACGCTGTTCACCGCGCCGAAAAGCACGCTGGATGGCGACGGGAACGATGGCAACGACGGAAGCGACGGAAGCGATGGCAGTGACGGCAGCGATGGGAGTCGTTCCTTGATGCGCTGCCATCGCTCCGCGGTCGATTCCGGCAGTGAGGGGAGGAGACCGTCCGACTCCTCGTTGCCGAGGCCTCCACGGAGCCAGCGGACCGGAGCCGTCAGCACCCCCCAGAGACGACTCGCGGCGCTTTTCACCCAGCCGACCGGGGTCGAGAGCACGTTTGCGATCCGGGTTCCGATGCGGCGTGCCCACTTGAACGGCTTTTTGAGCTGGTTCCAGAGCCACTTGAGCGGCGAGGTGATGTAGCTCAGCAGGTTCAAGACGGTGTTGAGCAGGCGGTTGAGCAGCGACGACAGCGGACTCAACAGGTTCGCAACCGCCGACAACAGGTTCCCGAGGAGCTTTCCCGGTCCGGTGATCGCTCGCACGTCGAGGACGACCTCGTGAAGGTCGACTTCGAGCCCGAGGAGGTCCAAAAACAGCCCTTCGAGGTCGAGGTACAGCACCGTCGCGCCGCGTGACGTGCCGTGGCTCGCGGATTCATCCTCGTCGACCTCGCCCTCGGCCTCCTTCGGTCCCCGGCGACCGTCCTCCTCTTCGTCTTCCTCCGTGACATCGAGGGTGAGCGTGGTCTCCTCGTCACCACCATCGATTTCGAGCGCTCGATCGCTCTTTTCGTTGTCGGCCTCGACTGTGACCGTGTACTGCCCCTCAACCAACTCGAAAGCGGCCTGCCCGCCGGCGTCGGTTTCGGCCTCCGACGGACGGGTCCGAAACCCTTCGATGAGACCCATGTCCTCGCTTTCTACCGTGATGGACGCCCCCGAAACGGGGTCGCCGTCCTCGTCCTGAACGGTGACCGTCAGCTCGTAGCTCTCCTCGTCCGGGACTATCGTGAGTGTGGTCTCCTCGTCGCTCTCGACGCTGAGTTGGTCCTCGGCGCTCCCGTCGTCGGTATCGACGGCAACGATATAGTCGCCGTCGTCGACGAGGAACTTCGCCTCGCCGTTGGCTCCGGTCGCCTGCTGTTCGTCGGCTTCCGTGTCCTCGTCCTTGCCTTCGACCGAAACGGTGGCACCCTGAACGCCCTCCCCGCTCTCGTCCTCGACGATAACCGTTAGCTCACGTGTCTCTTCGGGTTCGCCCGTTTCCGATCCCGCCGACTCGTCGCCGCTCTCGGTCTCGTCGTTTTCGTTCCCGTTGCTTTCGTCGGACGACTCCCCGCTTCCGTCGGACTCGCCGTCCTGTTCTGTCCCTTCGGACTCCTCATCTTCTCTCTCTCCGTCGTCGCTTTCACCGCCGTCGGCGAGTATCCTGTTCGTGCGTGGCCTTCCCCCGTCGAAAAGCGTCCTATCGTCTCCACTACCGGGACTCATGAGTAGTATCTTGCTCAGCCCTCGCTTAAATAGCTGAACCTTGCTAACTCAGCCACCCACCTTACAGAGAACGACGATCGGACTGACTGTGGTCGACGACGGACGAAAAACGGACGATGAACGCCGGCGATACTACGCGCTTCGCTCTTCGAGTTCGCCACTGATCTCTTCGGCCGCCGACTGGAGCTCCTCGTCGGACATCTCGGTTGGGTCCGGTGAGTTCCCGCTCGATTCCTCGTTCTCGTCGTCGGATTCTTCCTCGGCCGATTCCTCGCCGTCCGCACCGCTGGATTCTTCTTTCATCCGTCGGATCTGTTCGTCGAGTTGCCGGCCGAGCGCCTCGCCGAGCAACCGGCCGACCTGCTCGCCGAGTTCGCGCCCGACGGATTCGAAATCCGCGTCGCCGTCGCCGCCGAGACCGTCGAGCAACCCCTCGCCGAGTCCGCTCCGGAGGCTCTCGACGAACGCCGACGACCCGCTCTCGTCCGACCCTTCGCTCGCCCCATCTCCGTTCTCGGCCGACGCCGATTCTGCGTCACTCATGGGAGCACGGTTGCGGTCGCGGTACTTATAGGTGCGGCCGGCAAGCGCACCGGGTCATCGACGGGTCACCGGCCGCCGTCGCCACTTTCCACTCGGTTCTCGCCGTTCGCCTCGCCCTCGTCGAGTGCGCGCTGGCGCTGGACGCGGTCCCACTCCTCGAAGATGCCGTACTCGGTCATCGTCGCCATGCCGGCCAGCGCCGCCCGGAGTTTCAGTCCCACCAGTGGAATGTCGGCGACTGAGATGATCGCGTCGGCCTCGATGACCGCCCCGTCCCGCAGGATGACGTCGATGAGATCGACGATGACGTCGTCATCCGCCCGTCTGGGTTCCATCCTCACCCCCGATTTCCGGGACGAACGAGTACGGCGGCCACGGACCCGTAAACCGTATTTCGGTCCCCGCTTCGGCGGCCACCTCGTCGAGCATCTCGCCCATCGCCTCCTCGCGGTCGTCGGGCGCGAGCACGGTGAATCTGGCCTGTGTCGCCATGCCGTCGTCCTCGTTCGATTCGTCGTCGAGCGTCGTGCGCTCGCCGAGTTCGTTCACCTCGCGGGCGAACTCGGCCAGTCGGTCGCCGAGTGCCGTTGCACGCTCGTTGCGGCGCTCGCGGCGCAGTTCGCGGAGTCGCTGGTCGTACTGCTTTTCGAGCATGAACGCCGTTCCCGACCCCGCCGCCTCGATCTCCTCGTCGAGTTCGGCGAGCCGGCCGTCGCTGGCTGTGAGGTCCTCCTCCAGGGCGTCCTCGTCGCGCCGGAGTTCGACGCGATACTCCCAGTGACCCGAGAGGCTATCGAGGTACTCCGAAAGCGTCTCGTGCTCGTCGTCGACCCACTCGTGCACGCGGTCGTCGCTACCGGTGAGAACGGTGTCGAACTGGAAGGGAATCGGCGTGTCGAACGCCTCGCCCGCCGCGTCGACGACGCCCTGATGCTGGAGCACCCACCTCCTGAGTTCGTCCATGTCGGCGGTGTCGTACAGCGATTCGCAGTCGTGGACGACGATACCGATCTCCCCGACCGCGAGCAGCCTGACGGGTTCGTCGTCGACACCCGTCTCCTCGAAGCTCGATTCCTCGTCGAGGGACACGGCACAGTAGAGATAGCGCCCCTCGTCGAAGTCGGTCTCGGACATTACTCGATGACACCTCCCTGGCCTTGCCGGGGTTCGTCGGCGCGCTCGACGAGATCTCGGACCAATCCATCGAGTTCACCCCGGAGGTCGTCGACCGAACTCTCGATGCCTTCGTCCCGTTTGATGCCCTCGATCTCCTCTTCGAGCGCGGCGAGCTGCGAGCCGAGGCGTTCGATCTCCGCGTCGGTGAGTTCGCCCGACTCCATCCGCCGGATGGCCTCGCGCTCCATCGCGTCCACCAGCAGTTCGACGACGGTGACGACGAGCGTCATCAGCCCGTCGCGCGCCTCGTCGCCGTCGACGTCAATCGTCGTCATCGTCCTCCGACTCCGCGTCGGCGTCCTCGCTATCCTGTTCGTCCTCGTCCGAATCGTCGGCGGTTCCGGTGTGTCCCGCACGCGCGCCGGCGTTCGGTCGCGCGCCGATTTCGGGGGCTGACTGGCGGTCGGTGTCCGACTGTTCGCCGTCGTCGAGTTCCTCCTCGCTCTCTTCGTTCCCCCCTTCGACGGTGACCGTGTCGTCGTCTTCGAGTTCGCTCCGGTCCGAGGCCTGCTCGACGCGGCGCATGTCGGTCCCCTCGGGGAATTCGAGTCCATATTCGGCGGCCGTCTCGAAGGAGGCGATTGCCGCCCGAAGTTGCACGCCGAGGAGTTCGGTATCGCCGATCGAGACCACGATGTCGGCGTTGATGACGACCCCTTTGTCGAGCAGCATCTCGACGACGTCCGCGAGACTGTCGGACTGTCTGGTCGGGCCACCGCTACTCATCGCTCTCACCTCCATTCTCGTCCTTTCGCTCGTCGAAGCGCCGTCCGTAGATGCGGAAATGGCCCGGCGCGCTCGAATGTTGCGTGCTCTGAGGTACCGTCGAGAAGTTCGCCGACGACCAGCCACCCGAGTTCCAGCCCGACACCATCGTCGAGTAGGCCGTCGGGCTTCGCGAGGAGGGCTGGCCGGTCCCGCCGCCGGTCTTCTCCTCGACTTTCTCCTGTGCCGTATCGCGCGCTTCCTTCAGTTGGTCGCGGGCGTCGAGGGCGCTCTCGCGGAACTCCTCGACCGCATCGCTGAGCTGGGACTGGATGGCGGCCTGTTTGGCCTCCCCCTGTTCGAGGAGCGTCTCGCCGATTGAGTCGTCGCTCTCCGAGTCGTCATCCGACGACCCGAACAGATCGGATTCGTTGCCGTCGGTGTCCTCCTCGTCGGTCACGTCGTCGGTGGCGTTTTCGAGTTCGTCCTTGTTCTGCATGAACGCCCGCACGTCGACGGCGTCCCAGAGTTCGCTGAACTCGACGAGCGACGCCAGCCGCGTGAGGTCTACCGCCCGCTCCGGGTCGGCGTTCGCGATCGCCTCGGGGACGTCCTCGCCCTCGATGGCGCTCGGCAGTTCGCTCAGATCGACCGCATCGGGCAGTTCCGACACCTCGATGGTCCCGAGCAACTCCTCGGTCTCCTCGATGACGTCGACGAGGTCGTCGACGTCCTCTTTGACCTCCTCGTAGCTCTCCTCGCCACTCAACACGCCGAGCAGCGATTCGATGTCGGCTTCGGCGCGACCGAGCAACCCCGCCAGATCGGCGTCGCCCGTCTCCTCGCTTCCCCCGTCCTCGCCACCGCTTTCCGCTTCGGTCTCGGATTCACCACTCGAACCTTCGAGCGCCGAATCGAGCTTTTCGGCGGCCTCGGCCATCCGTTCGCTATCGTCGTCGCTCATCGCCGCTCCCCGCGCAGGCGCACGTCCAGAACCCCGTTGTTGAACGATGCGTCCTCGACCGCGAGACCCTCGTGAGGCAGCGACACGCGCTCGATGACGCCCTCGTCGTCGGCGACCACGAGTCTCTCGCCGTCGACGCCCGCCGAGAGTTCGCGCGGGTCGACGTCGGGCAGGTCGACGGTGACGGTACAGCCCGCCTCGGTGGGATTGACCGTCGTTGCGTGGTCGGTGTCGGCCGCCGGCGAGCGCTCGTCGGTGGTCGTGGTCTCGGCCTGCGGGCCGATGCCGACGCTGAGACCGTAATCGAAGCGCGTGTCGCCGCTTTGTGCGCTCGCGCTCTTCGACCGGCGTGACTGATCGCGCTCGTCCATCTCGGCGAGGGTCTCGAACAGTCCCGTGAGCACCGTGCGAACGAATCCGCTGTCCTTTTGATCGTCTGTCATTGTCCTTTGACCTCCACTCTGTTGTCGAGCGTCTCGCGCGCCTCGCGTGCCACGTCGAGTTGGGTCTCCAACTCCTCCCGGCGGCGCTCGTATTCCTCGGCCGAGCGGTCGCCGATCTCGTACAGTAGTCGATTCTCCTTGATCTCGTCGCGGATCCCCTCGACGTCGTACAGCTCCTCGATGGCCATCGAGTGGATGACGTTGCCGATGGTGATGATCGGCCGCAGCAGGATGTCGTCGACGAGGAACATTACTGTTGGGTCCCGATCTCGATGTCCACGAAGTTGTAGGGCGGCCACGGCCCGGTGTACTGGACCGTGAGGACATCGCCGTAGTCGTCGGTGATGGCGTCGATCGCCTCGTCGAATCTCGTTCTCTCGTCGCGGTCGACGAGATACGAGTGGTTCATCACGAGTCGGTCGCTGAACAGGTCGTTTTCCTCCTCGCCGACGCTCGCCGCCGCGAGGTGCTCGCTCGCCGCCGCCCGGATCTCCGCTGCGTCCACCGTGGCGTCCTCGTCGGCGACGAGTTTGACGCCGAACTCGGCGAGATCGTCGACCTCGCGCAGCGACTTCGTGA
This region of Halococcus sediminicola genomic DNA includes:
- the gvpL gene encoding gas vesicle protein GvpL encodes the protein MSETDFDEGRYLYCAVSLDEESSFEETGVDDEPVRLLAVGEIGIVVHDCESLYDTADMDELRRWVLQHQGVVDAAGEAFDTPIPFQFDTVLTGSDDRVHEWVDDEHETLSEYLDSLSGHWEYRVELRRDEDALEEDLTASDGRLAELDEEIEAAGSGTAFMLEKQYDQRLRELRRERRNERATALGDRLAEFAREVNELGERTTLDDESNEDDGMATQARFTVLAPDDREEAMGEMLDEVAAEAGTEIRFTGPWPPYSFVPEIGGEDGTQTGG
- the gvpK gene encoding gas vesicle protein GvpK encodes the protein MTTIDVDGDEARDGLMTLVVTVVELLVDAMEREAIRRMESGELTDAEIERLGSQLAALEEEIEGIKRDEGIESSVDDLRGELDGLVRDLVERADEPRQGQGGVIE
- the gvpJ gene encoding gas vesicle protein GvpJ, whose translation is MSSGGPTRQSDSLADVVEMLLDKGVVINADIVVSIGDTELLGVQLRAAIASFETAAEYGLEFPEGTDMRRVEQASDRSELEDDDTVTVEGGNEESEEELDDGEQSDTDRQSAPEIGARPNAGARAGHTGTADDSDEDEQDSEDADAESEDDDDD
- the gvpH gene encoding gas vesicle protein GvpH; the protein is MTDDQKDSGFVRTVLTGLFETLAEMDERDQSRRSKSASAQSGDTRFDYGLSVGIGPQAETTTTDERSPAADTDHATTVNPTEAGCTVTVDLPDVDPRELSAGVDGERLVVADDEGVIERVSLPHEGLAVEDASFNNGVLDVRLRGERR
- the gvpG gene encoding gas vesicle protein GvpG, which produces MFLVDDILLRPIITIGNVIHSMAIEELYDVEGIRDEIKENRLLYEIGDRSAEEYERRREELETQLDVAREARETLDNRVEVKGQ
- a CDS encoding GvpL/GvpF family gas vesicle protein; protein product: MSENLYAYGVVENDEFELDVDGVAGAERVYTVSHGPLAAVVSDIDTMDPDLSDENARAHDDVLQTVLLDGGGRTVVPMQFGSVFKNARTLKNVLRGGRRAFTKSLREVDDLAEFGVKLVADEDATVDAAEIRAAASEHLAAASVGEEENDLFSDRLVMNHSYLVDRDERTRFDEAIDAITDDYGDVLTVQYTGPWPPYNFVDIEIGTQQ